The genomic DNA CGTACCACTCTACGTTTCCTTGGAGTACCCATCCTAGGCAAGTCCATACTGTTTGGTGATAACCAATTGGTTATCATCAGCTCGACGGAGCCACAGTCACCAAtcaacaagcgacacaaTGCACTGTCTTATCACAGGGTACGAGAGGCCATTGCCGCTGGTATTGTTGACTTCCAGAAAGTCTTGGGCGCCGAGAACGTTGCCGATATACTCAGTAAGCATTGGGGCTTCCAACAGGCATGGCCTGTTCTAAAGCCTATGCTGTTCTGGCAAGGAGATACttcaaaatgtgaggtaaagTCTTCCGATTCATCAAagcaggccgatggggagtgtcacaatatacaccaaggcgacatgtctcTGGGACAAGAGACGCCTAACACTGTCTAtggaagtgtgagtcaaggtgGGAATCGTGGTGggattgtttcctttatgttggccttattgtacgacccGATGTATACGCGGTATGACCAGAGTCGTCCCGCATTGGAAGCCACGAGAATTGAACCCAAGGATGGAGAATAGGGcacagtcccacaaactACAAGGAGAGTGACAAGCAGGATGGTTATTCACCAAGTggttctgtgtgggatttataccTAGGAGAtattactctatgtgggagtaagattatctgtcacatggtaagaggtctttcaTTTGTATGAGCAGacaattctcatggactagtagtagaataatcttcctctcattgttttagacattcattgatccaaatattgcattagcataggtataggtcctcgtatccgctgtctaacccgtggggagcgtcgcaAGCGagctgagttttacagtccctaagtccgcttaggtgtatcgcaggtcgttcgtaataacgcccacttgtgtttaccaggtattgtcgacaccgcgttattcctgtctttcgtacgtacattggttgtactatgtaACATCTCCAATGATAGACAATTTAAAAATATGAAGGAGAACCCGGACAGAATTGCCACAACTTTGTACTTCTGGATATTGATGTACATTTGGTTTtacaaagttccgtcctttactAACCCTTAATGATATTGATTGAGTACCATTTCATAACCATACAATAAATATGTAACAAACACTAGCAAACACAACACAGCTGTTGCTCTCGTCCGTTTgagatatttaaccaatatctatctgagtggaggatccgcaACTACCTTCCGGTACaattccgataataattgttgcataagtaactgcttTGTATAAGCATACCACTTATCATCCATACATTAATGATGCTAAAAACCCaagcttttagcaaacaatgCAATTTTGCGCAATGTACCTTCTTtgatagatgaagagattcatggatgcgtccaaccatggagatttgccttgtttcagacAGTTAGACGGACACAAAACCCAGTAACCaatcaacacgtctatcacaTGGACTACTAtgagaaactggcagtatattccaggcctctgcaggctttgGCAACttaacaacaacatgaaaagccaagtattttgccctacctccccCGGCACAATCTGAACCAGCCATCAgttcaaacactcgaaacacaacgaaaacactacctttgatcccgctacctcagcgtagaactactgggtcCAATGAACTaggaaactgcaacaataacgggcAAGACTTGTCTaaggacccgaaaggatccaGCATACTTTTGTAGAcaatcaaaggcgtaaaaacataagattatagacttgtctgatagacttagggatatgaaccccacaCGTACCGCTTGAagtaggggttttctaatTTGCTGCCTTTCCAGAACCTCTTCTTGAGAGGGCTCTGTCCACGGTGATAATGAAAGTAATCTACTGCGACACTCGACTTTAGTTGATTGGGTGCACCCGTCGCTTGCTTCACGACGGAGACAAAATTTGTATATGTATAAAGTCGTCCTCTGCAAACCAGTCACCTAAATTTGTACATAGGTAACATTCCATCAAATGAGAGGGAAAATCAATAACTGAACATTCTATCAAAAAAGAGGGAACATTTCGAGAAAATAGCCTCACTGTCATTAGTGTTACTGATTGCGGCCCATAATTTAACCAACTGCAGACTGATGGACGACGATCTGTTTTATGCTGACTATTGATCTGTGCCTACCAGTTTAGGCCGTATTTAGGCTGTAACACGTAGAAGCAGTACAATTTGCTACGTAAACTCGAAGCCCAAATGCTGTAGACACGTCCAATTTCGTGTTACACGACTGGTCGTGACTGGAACAATTTTACGACGGTACGGTGATTAGAAGCAAGGCAGTATTTCCCATTAATTGCAAAACAAAATGTGGAACCTGGTTGATTTTCATACAGTGCAGCCTTAAACCGATATCCACCTACTCTCGTTCCTATGAGATTACTACATGTACTACCTATGGTCTTCGCTTCCTTTCTGTACCTCTCTCGGAAGCTTGTCTCATTTGGGATTTTGAACAGATGGACAAACAATCTCCCTAACCTTTCTAGGCCCAGTGAAACGGCCTaatctttttcaaatggGCCTGGAAACAATAATTTAAAGCCTAAACAAAGTGAGGTAAAACATTGTGCATCCTGATCCATTTCATAATCAAACACAATCCAACCTTTGAGGTCCCAACGAAAGACAACGAAACACCATGTTTGCCAGATTTCTTGCAGAAGAGCATCTCGATGAGGATCATCACGATGAGGAGCATCACGACGACGATAAGCCTTGGGGCGATGTCATTCTTGCTTCATTCTTTGTGCAGCTTGTCACTCTTTCCGGTATCGTTTTGATGGCCTCGATAGGTCTTTACGGTCGTATAGGCAAGAGAGATACTCACACAATATGGGCTATCTTACACAACAGAGTCATCCCGGCTTTCGGGGCAGGAGCTCTGTTGGCGACAGCCGTTTTCTTGATGATTCCGGAGAGCCTGGAATTGCTGAGTGGCGGACACGAGGACCACGGAGAAGAATCTACTGCGGAATTCCTCAATACCACTGTCGAGGACGATCACAAGGACCACTCACATTTCCGACGCTTCCTGGAAGCAGAAGGAGAACTATCATCGCATGGAGCTGGGCCTACGTGGAAATTTGGTGCTTCTTTATTGGCTGGGCTTCTTTTACCCATGCTGCTTTCCTCTGTATTCCCAGTACCTGATATTGAGGATTGTGATGTATGCGAGAAGCTTGAAGAAAATGAAGCTTCTGCACTATCTCCTGCGGCGGTGGAGACCTTGTTAGAACAAGACAAGGAAGCTGACAGCACAAAACCCGATACTGAAGACAAGACCACAATGGATGAAGGTTGCGATGCCGGTGAATGTGAATGTGGCCATCCTAACCAGGTTGGCAAGGCCGATGACGGAACCGACAATTCGGAagtctcactgtcagtgaacAAACTAGACAAGTCTAAATTGGCTCTGCCACTCCAAGGACACGCAATCAACCGGGGTCTTGCCAGTAGTATTCTGCTCGGGGACGCTTTCCACAACTTTTGCGATGGTCTCTTTATCGGCAACGCATTTTTGCTGTGCAGCCGAGAAGTTGCGTATACCATCGTCGCCGCCACAGTTTACCATGAAATAGGTCAGGAGTTGGCAGACTTTTTCCTTCTTGTCCATCACTGTGGCTTTGGTCGCGTTCGAGCTTTGTTGCTCAACTTTCTCTCGGGCTTTTCGGTTGTTATTGGTGGATTGATTATTCTAGCTTCCGACCTATCAGATGAAGCGACCGGTTCTATCTTGGCTATTTCTGCTGGTGTTTACATCTATATTGCTGCTTCTGAATGTATTCCTCGTATTCAAGCGAAACGCAAGACCATCAAGGACACTCTCATCTTTGTCTTGTGCTTTGCGACCGGTGCAGTTCCGATTGGTTTGGTTCTTCTCAACCACGGTCATTGCGAGGCTGGCCATGatcatgaagaagaggatcACTAGAAGTGACAACTCATGGTGTCAACCATTTATTAGTGCCTTGACTTTCTTCCCAAACTAGTGCTGTAGTTGCTCCTACGTATTGATAAGATGTAGAGATTCCTGTTACTTCACACTAACTTATTAAGGCAGACATTCCATATCTTTATGTATTATGTTGGTCGGTGGGAGCAGGCACCGTTGGGTATGCTAGAAATTGCTACTTGTAAGTAGGCACAAGTTTTGTTCACTGGGTTTGCTTTGCAGAAAACTGAAAGTAAGCATAGCTTCAGTTAGTATAAACTCCAAATTTATGACAAGCTATACTCCTACACCTGCAATTTAGTCCAAAATCACCTCTTTGGTATGGGATTGCTAAGCAAAATAGGGGAAAAGGCATCCATGTGAACTGTCTGGAGCTCTTGCCCAAGTCCATATTGCCCTTCAGGCAATATGTATAGCAGTAATTCCCCAACAATGCCATTTCTGTGACGGCTGAAGTTCGCCTTGTCTTGCTTGGAAACTATATCCATCACTTCAAGCATACCTCTTGTGTAATCCCAGCCcagtttgttgctgcttgTGTCCTCTCCGTGGCGGAGATCAAGCGCCGTATCAGGAAACCAGTTCCTGATGGTTAAGTTCCACTGCCAATCTCTCCTTGCAGTCATTGTCCTTACACAA from Phaeodactylum tricornutum CCAP 1055/1 PHATR_bd_24x34 genomic scaffold, whole genome shotgun sequence includes the following:
- a CDS encoding predicted protein yields the protein MFARFLAEEHLDEDHHDEEHHDDDKPWGDVILASFFVQLVTLSGIVLMASIGLYGRIGKRDTHTIWAILHNRVIPAFGAGALLATAVFLMIPESLELLSGGHEDHGEESTAEFLNTTVEDDHKDHSHFRRFLEAEGELSSHGAGPTWKFGASLLAGLLLPMLLSSVFPVPDIEDCDVCEKLEENEASALSPAAVETLLEQDKEADSTKPDTEDKTTMDEGCDAGECECGHPNQVGKADDGTDNSEVSLSVNKLDKSKLALPLQGHAINRGLASSILLGDAFHNFCDGLFIGNAFLLCSREVAYTIVAATVYHEIGQELADFFLLVHHCGFGRVRALLLNFLSGFSVVIGGLIILASDLSDEATGSILAISAGVYIYIAASECIPRIQAKRKTIKDTLIFVLCFATGAVPIGLVLLNHGHCEAGHDHEEEDH